The Labeo rohita strain BAU-BD-2019 chromosome 14, IGBB_LRoh.1.0, whole genome shotgun sequence genomic interval taagtagcacgggtatatttgtagcaatagtcaacaatacattgtatgggtcaacattatcaatttttcttttctatgCCATAAAgtagatcatgttccatgcagatattttgtaaatttcctagcataaatatatcaaaacaatttttgattagtaatatgcattgctaagaacttcatttagacaactttaaaggcaattttctcagtatttagattttttgcaccctcagattgtagattttcaaatagttgtatctcagccaaatattgtcctaacaatgagcttttatataatgtataattctcaatttcaaaaaattgacccatatgactggttttatggtccagggttacataaagtaatttttaaacaatagctgagttaaataaaactacccaaaaGTTAGGTTAAAACGTAACCTAGTTGTAGGGTTTATCCATATTTCACCCACCATTTTTTAGTGTGTGAAaatttgaagcagttgtaaaagcttTAAGTTCAAAAATGATAGAATAGATAGATGTTGATAGCaggttttcatatttaaataaacatttacattttgatagATTATAGCTAGATTTAAACTTCAACAAATGTATAACTATAAGGCACTCTTAAGTTTCTCTGTATTTCGATATACAATGAATATATAAagaattttacacatttaaaatttcaagcTTGTACTTAAGTTAACGcaatgcattttgaaaaataattgcaTGTAACTAGCGTTTAAACTCAACCAGCAGGGGGCGCAAAGTGTTCATTGAGCTCTCCTACAtgaaaacaggaagttgttcTCACTGGACAAAAACCGTAGGCAACGACGCTGATGTTGTAAGTATCAACcgctaataaaatatatatacacgttGAGGTAAATACCTACAATTTTGCACGTTTCATCAGTGACGGATattcaaaaaatgcttttaaacgACCAAGCATCCTGCGTTTGCTTATAACTGTTGAAAGAAGATTTAGGAAAATTAAGTGCTCTTACAAAGCACGCTGTTTTTCACACTTAAATGAAGTTTAAACTTATGAGGACCATGGAAATTACTGAGTCCAGCTCCAGAGATGACCACCACTGGGTGGAGAAACTCTTCCCTCCTCGTTTCACTTTCCAAAACCTGCTGGAAAACCATAACAACACAAATCCACAATGCAACAGCTCAATCAAACCATCAGAGATGGATGAACCCCAGAGGAGCCACAGAAGGCAGATCTACCTGAAAGCTCTGAAAGAGGTTCAGCAAACTGAGCGACTGCTCAAGAAGGAAGCGCTGGCCAAGAGAATTATTAAGCAGGAGCAACCTGTAGATGAAGGAGCGAACTCTGAAAATCCAACTGACCAGAGTGAGACTGCGAGACAGAGGTGCATTTGGAATGAGAGGGACATCACTAAACTACGGGCTGGTTTTGAAGAAGTGGAGAGGGACAGATGGCGGCTAAAGCAACAGCTCAGTCATACAGAGGAGCAGCTTAAAGCAGAACATGAGGAAAGGATGAAGCTGCAAGGCCTGGTGGAGAAGCTGGAGGAACAGTTAAGCCTTTCCAAAAAAAGGGCTGCACGTCAGACCCTCATGATAAATGATCTGAAGTCAGAGAGCCAAAAAATGAGCGCTCAGTTACATAAGCTGACTATACAGGTCAGGGAAACGGAAGAAGAGGCTGACAGGTGGAAGACAGGTCTGAGGAAAGCAAAAGAGGACATGCAGCAGATCGCACAGGAGCGCTCCAACCTCGCATGGGAACTAAAAAGAGCGCAAGCGCAATGGAAATCTGGAGGAGACAGACTGGAAAAAGCGGCTCGGATAGAAAACGAGGCTGCGCTCCTGCGGCTTCAGAGGGAGGTGGAGCAGACCCGAGCTGACCTGTGCATAGAGAAAGAGAATCACACACAGAGTCGCATGGCTCTCGAACTCTTACGCAGACATTTTAGCAGCCAATGATATAAATGTGActttaaataaagacaaaattactGTTACCGCACATAAGAAGTgccattgtttattttattttcaatatgcCTCAACACTTactctttttgttttaaaataaaactttatgtacatatataatCCTCTCCCACAGTGGAAAATACAACAGGAATCTCATAGGAAAATGAGTGAAAACAGTGAAAAGAATAGCAAACATTATCAGTCAAACTGCAAATAAAAGGTGTATATAATCCACCCAAATAACTTACCAAAGATTTAACATATTATTCCGAATCTCTTTGTGTAAAAGAGATCTAAAGCCTCAAAGCTTCAATGAGCTTGAGGACAAAAAGCTCCTTTAAAACCCTGTCAGCGGAATAATCACATTTGGCCAAACACCCATTCTTGTACTTGTGGTATCAAATGCCATTTAATGAAATGGCGGAAATGTTTGGTTATCGATAGCTGTAGATGTTTTGGAAAATAGTCGGATGAATCAGTCTAGGCCACCGTTCAACACAAAGGCTTTGTGAAATCACACGTGATGCAGTTTATGAAAGCAAATAAAGGCAGCTCGGAAGGTTTGTTCCCCTTCACCTCCTAAATACCTACAATAAATTTCGACATGCACAAGTCATACTTTCAAAGCATTAAGCGGACTGAAATGATGACAAAGCACAAGCACACATTGACATTTGGATGAATCCATTAAAAACCTTTTAGAGTGAAACTGTGGCTCATTTACACAAGGCGAGTGCTCTCCTCACACTCCTGACGCTGTTATGTACCCATTAGCAAACTGCAAAAATTAAATCGTTTCCCTTGTAGGTCCTATTCAGCATTGCAAGACCACAACTTTGGCATGTCGTAAGGTCTTCTTTGAGCTTGCATAATTCAAACTACCGCCCCACATCCATTATAATACCAGAAACACTTTACACTAAAGTTTggttgttaacattagttaacgcATTAGATACCATGAACCTTTTTTTAGTAATctaagttaatgttaattagtAGTAAATTctgttaaggtcaaaagtttacatacaccttgttaattattttaccaaagtaagagggatcatacaaaatgcatgttatgttttttatatttagtactgacctgaataagaataagaataatatttcacataaaagacgttccacaagagaaagtagttgaatttataaaaatgaccctcttcaaaagtttacatgcacttgattcttactgttgttacctgaattatccacaaatgtgtttttttgtttgtttgtttgtttgtttggtgatagttgttcataagttccttgttttgtcctgaacagttaaactgcctgctgtccttggtttttctgcatttttgtgtatttgaaccctttccaacaataaccgtatgattttgagatccatcttttctcactgacgacaactgagggactcacatgcaactattacagaaggttcaaaagttcactgatgcttcagaagataacacaatgcattaagagccaggagtgaaaacttttgaacagaatgaagatgtgtacatttttcttttgcctaaatattgtttgaaccttttgtaatagttgcacatgagtccctcagttgtccctTAGtgtaaaagatggatctcaaaatcaaacagtcgttgttggaaagggttcaaatacacaaaaatgcagaaaaaccaaagaatttgtgggacctgaaggatttttctgaagaaaagcaggCAGGTAAACTGTTTAagacaactatcactaaacaagaagaaaaaaaaaagctgtggatcattcaggtaacaacaaagtattaagaatcaagcacatgtaaacttttgaaatgggtcatgtttataaattcaactattattttctcttgtggactatatgcaaacgccttttatgtgaaatatcttattcaggtcagtactaaataaaaaaaataaataaataaaacatgcattttgaatgctCCCTCTTaatttggtcaaataattaacattctgcagattctgcaaggcgtatgtaaacttttgacctcaactatcatacacaaactaatgtttatttataaaattaacgCACTGCATTTACTAATGTTAATGAATTAAACCTGAATGCAAAGTGTTTATTGGAACAAAGCGGAAAAAACAGCACTTAGGAATTTAAAACCTATGAGGTATATAAGAAAGGAACTTGTGCAAACAgagtacataaaatatattcgaCTTAAGGTATAAAGACTAATGGGAGGAACCTTTCAGTAGAATCCTGTTCTAAAACAGGTACTGAAAGAAAGAATCCATAGGAGAAGCAAATTCTAAGATATAACATGTGTTACCACAGCTTTGGCTCATTCAAGTTTGACAGTGCAGGACATAAGAACTGCGTCAAATGCTCTTTCCTACAGCATCCATCTTTTAAAGGCTTAATTGGCTTGTCTAAGCTGTCTATCAAAGCGCAGCTCGAGGAATGTCACGACATGCCCCAGCGCTAGCATTTCACATCCTTTCAGCGttacagtgtgtgtatgtgtgtgcaggTTATCATGTCTTGAACTGTAATTGTGTACCATGTATTTCATCATTACTAAACTCTATGAACCCTGAATTCATTGTATGGTTCATCTAAACTGAGAAAACTTTAAATGAGTATTGTTTCatatagtttaaataaaactagTCCTCCTAAGGTGTTTACCCAAGCAAAAGCAAAATAATACTACAAATCCAATGTTATAGATAAATATAAAGGTAATAGAAGACCCAGAATGACCAAGCTACTTAAATAAGGCACCCAGTTAAATTGGAAATCGAGTGCAGCATCCAACATGACCATAAAACTTTgaccacatgacattttcaggctattaaaatgctttaatgttCCTCTAGTTTAAATGTGAGAATGTCCGTTTGCATTTACTGAAAGGCCTCAATGTCTTGTATTTTTGACCTATCATTAATATTTGGATTATGAGCTGGCACTAATGGCCAACCTGGAGCAAAGCTACCAGGTTTAGTGCAAATATGCAAAGCCATGCCTGTACCAATATACTTGTTCTAacgtttaaaaatgttaaaaagcccTGAGCAGGCTTTCTGATGAATTTAGACATCTAAGACTTACCGTCTAAAGGTAAATCAGCTGTACTTCCTTTTTAAGGGCAGTGCTAAAAACGTATATAGGTTTAAACGGAGTGCTTGGGTTCCACTTGTTCCTCCTTGCCGCAAAAACCTGCTCGCCCCCCGAGTAAAGGGACAGACATGTGTTTGCACATCCTGACAGCATTTCTCTACCTGTTTCAGAAGTTGGATGTAAAGAGATTTATTCCGAGTGATGCTAGCCTttctttaacttatttttttcctcccatccAATTCTCACCCACATAATCAAACCACATCGCTAGCCGAGCTCCCTGCTTCTACGCTCCACGTTTTCCCATTAGGACTCCTCCGCGGGCGCAGGCCGTTTGAGGTCCCGGATCTGCTTAATGAGATAGTTCTTCTCATCGCAGAACTGCTCGTCTTCAGAACGTTCCGTTTGAAAGTGGCTCAGGAAGTCCACCAGCTTGGACTGATTCTTCAGGAGGATGTCCAGCACAGGCTGCGTCTTATTGGGGTTAGCCACGAACACCTGAGAGGACACAAGAAACCAGAAAAAGTCACTGAAGCTACCTTTGTGCGGTCTGAACTACAGCACACTCTAGTAACTGACCCTGACCTCTTTACATTCAATAAGTGAGGGCAGAACTGGGACAGAAGAGCGGTCAGCTGTCGAGTGTGGAAAGTAATTGGAGTAGACAGAGGGAAAAGCAGACAAGCGAAGTGGCGAATCCAAAATATTAGGTTACACGAAATGGCGTGCATATAAACACATACCTTGAAGACATGGAAGGCTTCGAATTGAATGTTGCGGCTGTTGTCTTTCAGCATGTTCATCATCAGCTTCAGGTTCTCAGCTCGACTGATATATTTAGTCATGACTGTGAAGTTGTGTCTATCCAGTAAGAGTTCTCCTAAGAGCTGGATATGATTTGATAGTTACAACTCACTTAAGAGCAACAACAAAACTATGTGGTAAGAATGAAGCTGAACCACTCAAGATATTGCTGCATAGGTTCATCATAAACATTCCTATGTGAACGCtatcatattaaaatatgtggCTATTCAAGTTACAAAGAAGCTTCTTTTCTGAGAAAGGACTTCAGTTTTTCTTTCATGTATAGATCCAAGCAGCTTAATCTCCACCTCAAGGCTTTGAATACCATTACAgccttgaattattaaaaacaactccGCGAAAACAGCGGTTTATGCTCACCTTCAGAGACTGGCGCTTGGTGACGTAGTTATCAGAATGCAGCAGCTTTTCATACTCTGTGAACACCTAAAACAGTTATGAGATGATTAGTCGTAATACTTTTGGTTTATAAAGTAGAGCAGCCAGAGGCACTTATATACAAAAGGGCTTGCAAATGAAATCTTGGGAAACGAGAGTAACTCACTCTGTCGTAATTTGTCTCCAAGAAATCCGCACACATGATCTTGTGTCTTGTCAGCAGATCCTGAAAACAAAGTCTTAAGGTAAATATACTAGTCATTTTCTCTTTTCGATTTCGTGATTACAGTGATAAAGtcaaccaaaaatgtaaattctgtcattctgttatACAAATTCTTCCTCATTTGTTCTTGTGCGTCAAGCACACACATTTGAGCTTCCTTTTATCATATTCGATGTGCTTTATGTGTGCATGCtgagaaatatttatatatgaataaaaagtaatctaaatataaagattggattaaaacatttgattcatgtggattacttttattatcTCTTTATGTACGTTTTGAGGCTTGAAAATGTTGATCCCATAAATGTTCAATGGATAGACAAAATTGGAAATGGGTCATCAACTGGCAATTTaaattaaagggaaaaaaaccAACATAATATTATTGTGGCTTCAGTTGCATTGCCAAAACAGCgtaataaataaagtttgtttttgcaaaGTATGACAGTGTGTGGGAGTTCTCCTTTTTTTCCTCTTCATAATAGTTTGTTGTACACAActaccagtgttttttttcctgttttatttcaattgaaAATAAGTTAATAACCTTAGACATTCTTATGACGTCACTGCATAAAAATCTTAGGTGATGAAATTGTGCTATAAATGTATTAGTGTATTTTGTCTATGTTCCTTAAACAAAGTCTGCAAGTCAAAACCCACACAATTTATGATACTTTGTGTACATTTCTTACCTTAAAAGAGGCAAAAGCATCAGATGCAATGTCAAAAGTAGATAGCTCCACATATCGAAAGAAGCAGTAGAAATCCTCGTGGAACAGAACGATTCGGGCCAGAGGTTCATGACGCAGACACTCCCTCAACATCATGCCACAGTTAAGGGCCACTTCTGGGGTTTCATAGCTGCATTCagaagttaaataaataaataaaccctgTTATTTCTCTAACATGCAAGAACCACATTTgtttgtatatacagttgaagtcataagtttacatacaccttgcagaatctgcaaaaggttaatcattttaccaaaataaaagggatcatacaaaattcatgttatttttttaattagcaccgacctgaataagatatttcacatagaagatgtttacatatagtccacgagagaaaataatagttgaatttataaaaatgaccttgttcaaaagtttatatacacttgattttaatactgtgttgttacctgaatgatccacagctgtttttttagtgaGCTGTctagttcatgagtcccttgtttgtcctgaacagttaaactgtctgctgttcttaagaaagtccttcaggtcccacaaattctttgggttttttttaacatttttgtttatttgaaccctttccaacaacgactgtatgattgagatccatcttttcgcactgaggacaactgagcaactcatatgcaactattacataaggtttaaacgctcactgatgcttcagaaggaaaaactatgcattaagagccaggggtgtaaactttttaacagaatgaggatgtgtacatttttcttattgtgcctaaatattatatttttttcatttagtactgcccttcagaagctacagaagatacttacatgtttcccaaaagacaaaataagttaaatttaccctgatgtttaaattcaaaaagttttcaccccctggctcttaatgcattgttttttttcttctgaagcatcagtgagtgtttgaaccttctgtaatagttgcatatgagtccctcagttgtgctcagtgtgaaaagatggacctcaaaatcatacagtcattgctggaaaaggttcaaatacacaaaaatgctgaaaaaacaaagaatttgtgcaaCCTGAATGAGGACagattaactgttcaggatGAACAAGGGactatgcattttatatgatctctcttattttgctaaaataattaacattttacagattctgcaaggtgtatgtaaacttttgacttcaactgtacgtACATATAAAACCACATAAGTCATTCAAACATAAAAATCACACCAAAGGTGACAATAACTAGATATGTTTGTGCTGTTAAATCTAAACGCCACTGGCAGCTCAGCCACGTGGACAGGAAATGGGAAAATTATGGTCCTAAAATAACCATACACTCACAGTCTCCCATAACATCAATTGGAAAAGGCAGGCTAATCAATGGTTTCTGAATGTACTGATCTATGGCTATGCCCTGGGGTCTGGAAACTCACCCTTTCAGCAGCATAAAGAGGATCTGTGAGTGGGAAGAGATGTACTCCACAGTCGGGGTGCGAGCGCCAATCTGACGACGCACTATGTTGCTAAACAGATGCACCACATCCTTCTTTCCCTTTGGTGAACAACACGTTATAAATCAAAGAGAGTACACAACAAATGTGTGGTTAGTGCACAGAGCAACATATCTTACAACCAGACGGAAGCAGTTGTATTTCAAACATTTGAAAAGCAATGACATGCACCTCGAAGTCAATCCTCTGTAGGTTTGCTATGAGGGAAATGAGGAGGTTGGTGTTGTAGAGCTCTTGAGCCAGTTGGGCCACTGCTTCAGTCTGAGGCTCCTTGTCTCCAGTGCCACACAGCACCTCTTTCAACGATGCAAGATTTTTTGATACTTCCTCTGCAACCTACAGGAAAAACAGTGCGTTTTCTGACTCAGTCACAGCTTGCTAAAACATTTGCATTGAGATGTTGACATAAAAAAGACAGACCTTTTCACATTTCTTGCTTTCAGATGATTCCAGCTTCTCTAAGTATGCCACATTCTCCTTCAGATTCTTCACAATCTCTGCAGGGCTCTTCTGAGACTTCCCAAACGGGAATGGCATGGTTTTAGCGGGGATGTGCGTTGGACGTCGAAGGACAACAGAAATGATTCACCTTTAAATGAAAAGGTGAAAAACAAATAGTATAAAACAGCTAGTAAAGAATAAACTCAAAACAGTATTTGACAATAAAAGCTATAAAAGTTATTCATAACAAATTTTATACACTTAACAATACAActgtacaaaaacataaaacatattctgacatacttaaaatatttaattgcacCACACTAACGACATTTACAgactgtttgtttgcttttattattattgtacaagTAATAACCAAAACATGTTATGAAACACCACCTAAACTTGCTCAACACTGACAAGTACAGATAAAGATAGTAGAGACAGTTCATCACATGTTGAAAGCATGACACAAAATAGGTTATGGTTTTAAACGAGTCACTTAGATGAGCAACTAGGcaatttattcaacttgaaaaaCAGCTAGTATCCCGATGAGCTAAGCTAACCTCCACCCAGGACTTATCGATCAACACTTCTCAGGAACTCAATATTACTCACCACATTCACTTTATTACTTGGTAGTGTGTCACCCAATACGGTCTTAACGTGAACCCGTGAGtacaaacacaactttacacggaaagaaatataatatacttttttaatctttcaGCTGGCTGGACATGTAGCCATGTAAGTTAGCACGTTGGCTAACTGACTTCTGTCAGGCATGATGATCATGGCCAAACGAGCTACAAGAATAACTCAAACCAGGAAACTAACGTTAACCACTTATTTTGAAGTCGTTTCCATCCATGTGAACTGTCAGAATTGATTTTAGTCATACAGGGCCTTTCTAAACCAGTGTAAAGTTTCTGTTTGACACGCAGTTAGGGCTGAATTGTTCAACTTTTCAATGACATTTTGACAGTTGATCAAGTTGCGTGTACTATAAACTGAAAACAGACAAACATATGATCgagaaactattttaaaaacaataaaaacagattaaacGTACATTTGAAGTGCTAGAGTGGAAACAAAATGACAGACTTGTCAGGCTAAGTGGATGTGTGTTAGCTGGAGATGGAAGGAAGAGACACACTCACCGCATTCACCAGACCAAAAACGTCCCCTTTTAAATCCACACACGCGATGAAATGAAAAACTAAGGTAGATCGACGTTTAAGCGGCTAAATATACAGCTATTAATCCTGTTCAAACTATATCGAACATACTATTTATCTCCCCAAAAAGGAGATAATTCTTGTGTTGATAACTGCGATTAATTTACGGCTGCTTTGCTCCTCGTACACTTCAAGCGTCTGCCGCTTTACTTTATCAGGGAAGTTGAAGAGAGTTTTCGAACGCCCCCTTTTTGAATTGACGTAAGCGCTGACCAATCAGAACGCGAAACGGGGCGCACACCCTGAACAGAAATCGAACTAAATGAAGATGAATTGAGGCAACAAACCCACTGAAAGCGAAGCTGGATTATAAACCAGCCCAGTGCTTAGAGGCCTCTG includes:
- the ccdc160 gene encoding coiled-coil domain-containing protein 160 homolog; translation: MKFKLMRTMEITESSSRDDHHWVEKLFPPRFTFQNLLENHNNTNPQCNSSIKPSEMDEPQRSHRRQIYLKALKEVQQTERLLKKEALAKRIIKQEQPVDEGANSENPTDQSETARQRCIWNERDITKLRAGFEEVERDRWRLKQQLSHTEEQLKAEHEERMKLQGLVEKLEEQLSLSKKRAARQTLMINDLKSESQKMSAQLHKLTIQVRETEEEADRWKTGLRKAKEDMQQIAQERSNLAWELKRAQAQWKSGGDRLEKAARIENEAALLRLQREVEQTRADLCIEKENHTQSRMALELLRRHFSSQ
- the cab39l1 gene encoding calcium binding protein 39, like 1 — translated: MPFPFGKSQKSPAEIVKNLKENVAYLEKLESSESKKCEKVAEEVSKNLASLKEVLCGTGDKEPQTEAVAQLAQELYNTNLLISLIANLQRIDFEGKKDVVHLFSNIVRRQIGARTPTVEYISSHSQILFMLLKGYETPEVALNCGMMLRECLRHEPLARIVLFHEDFYCFFRYVELSTFDIASDAFASFKDLLTRHKIMCADFLETNYDRVFTEYEKLLHSDNYVTKRQSLKLLGELLLDRHNFTVMTKYISRAENLKLMMNMLKDNSRNIQFEAFHVFKVFVANPNKTQPVLDILLKNQSKLVDFLSHFQTERSEDEQFCDEKNYLIKQIRDLKRPAPAEES